TTCCGCGTACCCGTCCCGCAGGTACCGGGTCAGCGAGGAGGCCCCGATGCACTCCAGCACGCCGCTCGCGCCGGGGTTGGGCGTGCAGTCGGTCAGGACGTCCAGGTGCGCGGCCATGACGGGCACAGCTCCCGCGCCCAGGCGCAGCAGTTCGGCAGCGTTCGCCCGCTGCGGCTCGGTGCGCTGCGCGTTCGTGACGCCCGACAGGTCCCGCGTGATGTTCACCCGCGCGATCAGGTCCGCCGGGTTCAGCGCGGTCGTGACGAGCAGCGTGCCCAGGCCCAGCAGCAGCGCCGGGTACGCGAAGCGGCTCGCCCGGTCCCGCCAGAGGGTCACCGCCAGCCACGCCAGGGTCAGCGTCACCCACACGAGGAACGCGGCGCCCAGCACGCGCGTCTCGCTCAGGCCGTACGCCTGGGTGTACAGCACCCAGCGCTGCGCGGCGGACGCCAGGATCACCGTCTGCGGCAGCAGCACGGCGGCGTTCAGGGCGCGGAAGGCCGGGCGGCGGCGGGACTGCGGGGTGCTCAGGGCGTACGCGACGCGCAGCACCGCGGCCGTCAGCAGGGCGACGGTCATCAGCTGCCCGAAGCCCTCGCGGATGTACGCCGCGTACGTCTGCCCGCCCGGCAGCGCGCCGCCCAGCAGCAGCGGCAGCTGCCGCGCCGCGAACGCCGTGAACAGCAGCGCCAGCGCGCCCAGCGGCACGCCCGTCTCGATCAGGCCCAGCCGGCCCTCACGCGGGCGGGGGGGAAGAGGCTGGGCCGCGCGGCGAGCAGCGCGCCGTACACCAGTCCGCCGGTCAGGATCAGCCAGCCGATCAGGTGCCCCAGGGTGCTGATGGACTGCCCGAGGTTCACGTCCAGATGCAGCAGCGCCTCCAGCGCCCGCGCGAACGACGCGTCTGCCCCGGCCAGCAGCGGCGCGAACACCGCGAGCAGCGGCACGGTCAGCAGCGCGCCCACGCCCACCCTCCCCCAGGTGCGCGGCGCGTCGGAGGCGGGTTTCAGGTGCGCCCACGGGAAGCGGTCGAGCAGCACGGCCAGCCCGTAGATGACGTGAATGCCGCTGCTCAGCGCCGCGCCCAGCCCGTCGAGCACGCCTGCCCGCGCCAGCCCCGGGAAGCGCAGCGCCGCCGAGCCCAGCCCCAGGCACAGCGTCAGCGCCAGTGCGTTCAGGAAGCCCAGGTCGGGCGTGGGGTCCCACAGCGTGAACGTCACGCCGAACAGGGCGGCCAGCGTCAGCAGCGTCACCCCCTCACGGCTGGGGGGCGTGCCCTCCCGCCGCGCCCGCCACGTCACCACGCCCAGGTACAGCGCCGTCCACACCGCCAGATTCAGCCCGAACGCGCCGCCCGCGCCCTCGGTCAGCAGCAGCGCGGACAGGGCCAGTCCGGCGGCGGTCAGCAGCGGCCACGCCAGCCTCGGCGCGGCGGGGGAGGGGGCCTGGGGAACATCGGCGGGCGCACCGGGGAGGGTCATGCCCGCACCGTACTCACCGGGCCCTCACGCGGCGTCCACCGGAGGGTCTACAGCGAAAGGAGGAGAAGCCCCCTCCTCCCGACCGGGCCGGGCGCTACCCGCCGCGGGCGAAGCGGCGTTCCAGCAGGCGCTGCACGACCTCCAGCAGGCTGCTGACCGCCCAGTAGATCAGCGCCGCCGCCAGATACGGCCCGAACGGCTCGAAGGTCCGCGCGATGACCAGCTGCGCGCTGCGCAGCAACTCCACGACCGTGATCACGCTGACCAGTGACGTGTCCTTCACCAGCCCGATCAGGGTGTTGCTCAGGCTGGGCAGCGCCACGCGCGCCGCCTGCGGCAGGATGATCAGCCGCATGGTCTGCGCGGGGCTCAGGCCCAGGCTGGTCGCCGCCTCACGCTGTCCTTTAGGGATGCTGAGGATCGCGGCGCGCATCGTCTCCGAGAGGTACGCGGCGGCGTTCAGCGTCAGGGCGATCACGCCGCCCGCCACCGGGTTCAGCGTGACCCCCAGGCTGGGCAGCCCGTAGTAGATGACGAAGATCTGCACGAGCAGCGGCGTGCCGCGCATGAACGACACGTACAGGCCACTCAGGCCCCGCACCCAGCCCAGCCGCGACAGCCGCGCCAGCGCCACCAGGAACCCCAGCGGGAGGCCCAGCACCATCGCGCCCAGCGCGAAGCCCAGCGTGACGGGCAGCGCACCCAGCAGGGTCGGCAGGGACGTCCAGGCGCTCTGGAGGACGAGTTGCAGCTGTTCGGTGTTCATGGGATCTCCAGGGGAGGTGGACGGCCGGGCAGGGAAAGAGCTGTGGGCGACAGGCTCCGAGGATCACAGCCTCGCATGTTGTCGCTCACAGCTCACGGCCCAGAGCTTCAGGGTTTGCTGACGTCCTGACCGAACCACTTGCGGCTGATCTTGGCGTACGTGCCGTCGGCCTTGAGTTGCAGCAGGGCCCTGTCCACGGCTGCTTTCAGGCTGGTGTTGGTCTTTTTCATGGCGATGCCGACCGCTTCGGGGTCGCCGATGACGCCCGCGCCGCGCACGGGGAGGTTCTGGGACTTGATGAGGTACCCGACGAGCAGGCGGTCGTTGTAAGCCGCGTCGAGGCGTCCGGCGGCGAGGTCCGCGAGATACTCGGGCGCGCCGGGGTACGTGACGACGTTGATGCCGCCCGCGTCGCGCAGGCTCTTCTCGAAGTTGCTGCCCAGGCCCACGCCCACGCGTTTGCCCTTCAGGTCGGCCAGGGTCTTCGGCGCGAAGCTGCCGGTCTTCTTGACGATGATCTGCGGGCTGGAGTACGCGTAGGGTCTGCTGAAGCCGATGGTCTTCTGGCGTTCGGCGGTGATGCCGACCTGGTTGACGATCACGTCGTACTTGTTCGCCTGGAGGCCGGCGAGGATGCCGCTCCATTCGGTCAGGACGAACTCGGCCTTCAGGCCCAGCTTGGCGGCGACGGCTTTGGCGATGTCCACGTCGAAGCCGGTGAGGTTGCCCGACGCGTCCCTGTACGTGAAGGGGGCGTAGGTGCCTTCCATGCCGATCTTCAGCACGCCTTTTTGCAGGGTGCTGGGGGTGGCGGCGTGGGCGCTGCCGAGGCCGAGGGTCAGGGCGAGCAGGGGCAGGGTGACGCCGGTGATGTGCTTGGTCATGGGACTCCTTGGGGGGCTGCCGGGGCAGCCGGGTGGGTGGGGGGAGGGGGGCGGGGAGCGGGACCTCCGCGCTGATCTCAATAGCGTACAACTTCGGTCAACTACTAGATAGTGTCGTGTCTACACTATCCGGCCAGGGCCGCCCGACCGCTCCTGCGACCACCGGGGGAAACCTCGTGCGCGGGTACGGTTGCCCCGCCCCCTGCCCTCTACACTCGGCGCATGGCCTTCCCGGACATTCAGAGCTTCATGCGCCTCCTCGAACAGCGCGGCGAACTGATCCGCGTCACGACCCCGGTCAGCCGCGAGCTGGAAATCACCGAGATCGCCGACCGCATGGTCAAGCGGGGCGGCCCGGCGCTGCTGTTCGAGAACGTGCTGGGCAGCGACTACCCAGTCGCCATCGGCCTGCTGGGCACCAAGGAACGCGTGGCGCTGGCCCTCGGCGTGGACGACCTCGACGGACTGGCCGAAAAGGTCCGCAACCTCATCGACCTGTCCGGCGGCGGCAGTAAACTGGGCCTGCTGAGCAACGTCACGAAACTCCGCGACGCCATGAACCTCCCCCCGCGCCGCGTCCGCAACGCCCCCGCGCAGGAGGTCGTGTGGCGCGGCGACGAGGTGGACCTCTCGAAGATCCCGGTCCTGAAATGCTGGCCGCTCGACGGTGGGCCGTTCGTCACGCTGCCCCTCGTGATCACGAAGGACCCGGAGACCGGCGAGCGCAACATGGGCATGTACCGCGTGCAGGTCATGAGCAAAAACAGCACCGGCATGCACTGGCAGCGGCACAAGACCGGCACCAGACACCTGGAGAAGGCCAGGAAACTGGGTCAGCGGCTGGAGGTCGCGGTCGCCATCGGCGGCGACCCGGCCCTGATCTACGCCGCCACCGCGCCTCTGCCCCCTGTGCCGGGCCTGGACGAGTTCGCCCTGGCCGGGTACCTGCGCGGCCAGCGCTACCCCGTCGCAAAGGGCGTCACGGTGGATCTGGACGTGCCCGCCAACGCCGAGTTCGTGCTCGAAGGGTACGTGGACCCCAGCGAGGACTGGGTGATGGAGGGGCCGTTCGGGGATCACACCGGCTTCTATACCCTGCCGGACCTGTACCCGCACTTCCACGTCACCGCCGTCACCATGCGCCGCCATCCCGTGTACCCGGCGACCATCGTGGGCCGCCCCCCCATGGAGGACGCGTACCTGATCGAGGCGTCCGAACGGCTGTTCCTCCCCGCCGCGCAGCTGATCATCCCCGAGATCGTCGATTACCACATGCCGCCCGCCGGGGTCGCGCACAACCTCGTGTTCGTGAGCATCAGGAAGTCGTATCCGGGGCAGGCGTACAAGGTCGCCAACGGCCTGTTCGGTCTGGGCCAGATGATGTTCGCCAAGGTCATCGTGGTCCTCGACGAGGACGTGACCGTCACTGACTTCGACGCCGTCTGGCGCGAGGTCACGCAGAAGGCCGTGCCGGGCCGCGACACCCTCACCACGCGCGGCCCCATCGACGTGCTCGACCACTCCAGCCGCGGCTGGGGCTACGGCGGGAAACTCATCATCGACGCCACCACCAAACGCCCCGAGGAGGTCGGCAGCGCCGCCAGCAGCCGCCCCGACCAGGCCGGGGACGTCCTGTCTCCCGAAGGCTTCACGCCGCGCGCCGCGCAGGACCTGCCCACCTTCGACGGCGTCCTCGCCCAGCAGCAGACCCCGGACGGCTACTGGCTGGTCGCGCTGCACAAGACCCGCGCCGGACAGGCCCGCGACCTCGCCGCCGCGTTCGCCGCGCACCCCGCCGCACACGGCATCCGCCACCTCCTGATCTGCGACGACCAGACCGACGTCAACGACATTCAGGATGTCTGGTGGACCATCCTGAACAACATCGATGCCGAACGCGACGTGACCCTGCACGGCCACCTGCTCGCCTGGGACGGCGCGCAGAAACTCCCCGAGGAAGGCTTCGTCCGCGAGTGGCCGCCCAAGATCGTCATGGACAAGGACATCGTGAACCGCGTGGACCGCCTGTGGAACGTGTACGGCCTGCCGGAATCCCTGCGGTAACACAAGGATGGAGCGGGGGTCAGGGCTGACGCTCTGGCCTCCGCTCCGGTTGTTGGAGGGCCTGATCTACAGCCGCACCAGTGCCGGGGTCAGGTCCCCCACCCGCGCGGCGCCGCACAGGGCCATGGCGAGGCGGAATTCGTCCTGCAGCAGCTCCAGGGTGCGTTCCACGCCGGGCTGTCCTCCGGCGGCGAGGCCCCACAGGGCGGCCCGGCCGAGGAACACGGCGCGGGCGCCGAGGGCGACGGCTTTCAGGACGTCCGTGCCGCGTGTGACGCCGCCGTCGAGGTAGATCTCTGTGCGGCCCGCGACGGCGTCCACGATCTCGGGCAGGGCCTCGAAGCTGCTGATGGCGGTGTCCAGCTGCCGTCCGCCGTGGTTGCTGACCCAGACGTGGCAGCCGTGCTCGGCGGCCAGAATGGCGTCCTCGGCGGTCAGGATGCCTTTCAGGATTATGGGGAGGGGGGTCTGGCCGCGCAGCCAGTCGAGGTCGCGCCACGTGAAGGTCTTGTCCACGAGGTTCTGGAAGTAGTTGGCGAGCTGCGAGCCGCGGTCCGTCTCGGTCTGCGCGAGGTCCTCACGGCTGGCGACGTTCGGGGCGCCCAGGTGCGCGGGCAGGGCGAAGCGGTGGCGTTCGTTCGCCTCGCGGCGGCCCAGGAACGGGGCGTCCACCGTGAAGACCAGCGCTCGGGCGCCCGCGGCCAGGGCGTGGTCCAGAATGGCGCGGCTCAGGTCACGGTCGCGCAGCAGGTACAGCTGGAACCAGAAGCGGCCCTGCGCGTCCGCGCCGACTGTCTCGATGGGCGTGTTGCTGAAGGTGCTCAGCGTCATGACGCTGCCCCGGGCGGCGGCGGCGCGGGCGGTGGCGCGTTCGGCGTCCGGGTGCGCGAGGCCGTGGAAGGCGCTGGGCGCGATGCCGATGGGGCTGCTCAGAGGGAGGCCCAGCACGCGGGTGCCCGTGTCCACGCCGGACAC
This region of Deinococcus sp. JMULE3 genomic DNA includes:
- a CDS encoding amino acid ABC transporter permease, encoding MNTEQLQLVLQSAWTSLPTLLGALPVTLGFALGAMVLGLPLGFLVALARLSRLGWVRGLSGLYVSFMRGTPLLVQIFVIYYGLPSLGVTLNPVAGGVIALTLNAAAYLSETMRAAILSIPKGQREAATSLGLSPAQTMRLIILPQAARVALPSLSNTLIGLVKDTSLVSVITVVELLRSAQLVIARTFEPFGPYLAAALIYWAVSSLLEVVQRLLERRFARGG
- a CDS encoding transporter substrate-binding domain-containing protein, with product MTKHITGVTLPLLALTLGLGSAHAATPSTLQKGVLKIGMEGTYAPFTYRDASGNLTGFDVDIAKAVAAKLGLKAEFVLTEWSGILAGLQANKYDVIVNQVGITAERQKTIGFSRPYAYSSPQIIVKKTGSFAPKTLADLKGKRVGVGLGSNFEKSLRDAGGINVVTYPGAPEYLADLAAGRLDAAYNDRLLVGYLIKSQNLPVRGAGVIGDPEAVGIAMKKTNTSLKAAVDRALLQLKADGTYAKISRKWFGQDVSKP
- a CDS encoding menaquinone biosynthesis decarboxylase codes for the protein MAFPDIQSFMRLLEQRGELIRVTTPVSRELEITEIADRMVKRGGPALLFENVLGSDYPVAIGLLGTKERVALALGVDDLDGLAEKVRNLIDLSGGGSKLGLLSNVTKLRDAMNLPPRRVRNAPAQEVVWRGDEVDLSKIPVLKCWPLDGGPFVTLPLVITKDPETGERNMGMYRVQVMSKNSTGMHWQRHKTGTRHLEKARKLGQRLEVAVAIGGDPALIYAATAPLPPVPGLDEFALAGYLRGQRYPVAKGVTVDLDVPANAEFVLEGYVDPSEDWVMEGPFGDHTGFYTLPDLYPHFHVTAVTMRRHPVYPATIVGRPPMEDAYLIEASERLFLPAAQLIIPEIVDYHMPPAGVAHNLVFVSIRKSYPGQAYKVANGLFGLGQMMFAKVIVVLDEDVTVTDFDAVWREVTQKAVPGRDTLTTRGPIDVLDHSSRGWGYGGKLIIDATTKRPEEVGSAASSRPDQAGDVLSPEGFTPRAAQDLPTFDGVLAQQQTPDGYWLVALHKTRAGQARDLAAAFAAHPAAHGIRHLLICDDQTDVNDIQDVWWTILNNIDAERDVTLHGHLLAWDGAQKLPEEGFVREWPPKIVMDKDIVNRVDRLWNVYGLPESLR
- a CDS encoding alpha-hydroxy acid oxidase, encoding MTPDVQATPSEALHHAVNLADIEALGRAALDQGALEYYASGANDEHTLRENRAAFTRARLRPRVLVDVSGVDTGTRVLGLPLSSPIGIAPSAFHGLAHPDAERATARAAAARGSVMTLSTFSNTPIETVGADAQGRFWFQLYLLRDRDLSRAILDHALAAGARALVFTVDAPFLGRREANERHRFALPAHLGAPNVASREDLAQTETDRGSQLANYFQNLVDKTFTWRDLDWLRGQTPLPIILKGILTAEDAILAAEHGCHVWVSNHGGRQLDTAISSFEALPEIVDAVAGRTEIYLDGGVTRGTDVLKAVALGARAVFLGRAALWGLAAGGQPGVERTLELLQDEFRLAMALCGAARVGDLTPALVRL